From Oreochromis aureus strain Israel breed Guangdong linkage group 4, ZZ_aureus, whole genome shotgun sequence, a single genomic window includes:
- the socs1a gene encoding suppressor of cytokine signaling 1a, producing MVADGTVEGHDKTRLSSLSSSSSSSLSSSSSSSTLRTEVEQLQRQANQHRRTPSVYLTHFPTFTCKEDCRIITDTASKLERCGFYWGPLGVEDAHRMLRDAPLGSFLIRDSRQKDVFFTLSYHAKTGPVSVRIDYKHQKFSLAGNERSFQTLFALLEHYINSPKKSLSVPYRKWEPTLQELCRKRILELCGGASQVPELPLTHVAQDFLLEFPYKL from the coding sequence ATGGTAGCCGACGGCACGGTCGAAGGCCATGACAAGACCCGCTTGTCAAGCTTgtcatcatcctcatcctcatccttgtcttcctcctcctcctcctcaacaCTTCGCACCGAAGTGGAGCAGCTTCAGCGTCAAGCCAATCAACACCGTAGGACGCCCTCCGTCTATCTGACTCACTTTCCTACTTTCACCTGCAAGGAGGACTGCAGAATCATCACAGACACAGCGTCCAAGCTCGAGCGCTGCGGCTTCTACTGGGGTCCCCTGGGAGTGGAGGACGCTCACCGCATGCTTCGGGACGCCCCGCTGGGCAGCTTCCTCATCCGCGATAGCCGTCAGAAAGACGTCTTCTTCACACTGTCCTACCACGCCAAGACCGGACCGGTCAGCGTGCGCATCGACTACAAGCACCAGAAGTTCTCACTAGCGGGCAACGAGCGGTCTTTCCAAACACTCTTTGCCCTCTTGGAGCATTACATCAATTCTCCTAAGAAGAGCTTGAGCGTCCCTTACAGGAAATGGGAACCGACGCTGCAGGAGCTGTGCAGGAAGCGCATCTTGGAGCTGTGTGGAGGGGCAAGCCAGGTTCCAGAGCTGCCGCTCACACATGTCGCCCAAGACTTTCTGTTGGAATTCCCTTACAAACTGTGA